In the genome of Patescibacteria group bacterium, the window GAGCAGTTTTATTATATCGGTCTCTTTTGAATTGAGGATTCTCTGCGCCTCGTTTTTATTGCAAAAGAAAAGTTCGGAATGCTCGTAAAGGTCTTTGAGTTTTTCGTAACCGAGTTTGATTTGAAATGTGCCGGGTTGGAATGCAAGCTTTGTTTCTGGATTCTTTTTTAGGTATTCAACAATCTGATCGTGGTACGGAAGAGAATTTTCTGCAAGAGAACTCAAATAAATCCATTTCGGCGGGGATATGTCGGGAAATTGATAGTTGTATTCTGTGTGTTTTACCAAAATGGTACGTTCCTCCTCGTACCACAATACATAGTGGTAGTTTGTCACTTCACCTTTATGTTCTATTACGTATTGTGTATTTACCGCTTCCTTGTTCAAAACCTCCAGACACTCTTTTCCGTTTTGGTCGTCACCGATGTCAGTGACAAGTCCTGAATTAAGACCAAGACGTTTTACTGATACGGAAGCGTTCGGACTATTGCCAACAGCACGCACTATTGTTACTGACTCGTATGGCACTTTGTCTCCAAAACTGATGCAGAGACGACAGTTATTTCTATCTACATCGCAGTCAACAGTGGCATTTTTAATCTTTATAAATGCATCGGTAGTGATATCTCCGACAGCAACAAAATCAGGTTGTTCCATGGCTCACACATTATATCATAGCTCAACATCTCTTGTGGTATAATTATAGAGCAATGAATCCCGTTAGAGATAACAAAAGTTGGTATACTTACATACTCTTAAGTAAAAAAGATGGTAAATGGTATACTGCTAATGATTTACGGAAACGCTTTAAAACACACAGTGACAATAGAACAACATCAACCCAAAATAGAGGACCATTTCAAGTTATATATTATGAAATGTGTCTTGAAGAAGATGACGCAAGGTCGAGAGAATTATATCTTAAATCTGGTATGGGTAAGCGCTACATAAAAAATAGGTTAAAGCGTTTCCTATCTCTAACGGGATGAAGTCCCTAAAAGACGTAATATCAGAAGCTGAAAAAAACAAGGTGGCCATCGGTCATTTCAACATTTCAGACACCGAAGGGTTGCGGGGTATTTTCCGCGCGGCGAAAAG includes:
- a CDS encoding carbohydrate kinase family protein, with the protein product MEQPDFVAVGDITTDAFIKIKNATVDCDVDRNNCRLCISFGDKVPYESVTIVRAVGNSPNASVSVKRLGLNSGLVTDIGDDQNGKECLEVLNKEAVNTQYVIEHKGEVTNYHYVLWYEEERTILVKHTEYNYQFPDISPPKWIYLSSLAENSLPYHDQIVEYLKKNPETKLAFQPGTFQIKLGYEKLKDLYEHSELFFCNKNEAQRILNSKETDIIKLLNGMRELGPKIIIITDGPAGAYTFDAEEVWHMPMYPDPKPPIDRTGAGDSFSSTFIAALILGKSIPEALSWGPINSMSVVQYVGAQEGLVTREQLEKYLADAPENYKPEKIG
- a CDS encoding GIY-YIG nuclease family protein translates to MNPVRDNKSWYTYILLSKKDGKWYTANDLRKRFKTHSDNRTTSTQNRGPFQVIYYEMCLEEDDARSRELYLKSGMGKRYIKNRLKRFLSLTG